GACTAAATCGGGGTTTACAGAACGCACCGGAGACCCCATGGGCACGGTGATAAATCCCGGCGGTAGTCTGATCGCTACTTCAGACAATGTAGCACGGATGCTCTTGCTTCATCGAAACCGCGGACACGTGGATGGAAAACAAGTCGTGTCCGAATCGATACTAAAACAGATGTATCAGTCACAACCCGGCCGAGGTAAGGCCAAATACGGTTTTGGTTTCAATATCCTGGCTCAACGTCCCGACGGCAGCACAAGCCGTATCCAACATACGGGTGCAGCGGGAACCATCGGCATCATCGACTTTGATCTCGACCTGGTAGTGATTGCCCTCACTCAACTTCCTCAGGCTCAAACCAACAAATGGCGAGGTCCTATGCTGAAGACTATTTTTGATACGTTTCAGGGTCTGGAGTAATGAGCGCTTTGAGTTAAAATCGGCGATGCCTTAGAATCTTTCGCGATCGGCAGCAAGCTGCCTTCCTACATTTCTTAAAAATTGGATTGTAGGAGAGGAGCTTGCTCCCGAATGATATGTTCCTAGCACTCCCATGGCTTCTCTAACACTTCCCGACATCCTTATAGTTCTGGCCTACTTTGCAGCCGTGCTGTTTGTGGGCATCCGCTTCGGTCGAAAAGACGAGAGCATGGAAGGCTATGTAGCCGGAGATAGAAATGTTCCTTGGCTGGCAGTATTAGGATCGCTGGTGGCAACCGAAATAAGCGCTGCTACCTTTCTAGGAACACCAGGCGTGGGTTACTCAAGCAATCTTGGTTATTTACAAATTACCATCGGCTCCCTCCTCGCTCGCTTCGCTATTGCATTCGTTTTCCTGAGCGCGTTTTACAAGGCTCGCTACCTTTCCATCTATCAATACCTGAAAAACCGTTTTGGTGGGAGAAGCCATTACTCCTCCGCTGTCTTTTTTCTCCTCTCCAGAGTATTGGCATCGGCCGTACGACTCATGATCGCATCAACGGGTCTACACATCATACTGGGAGTTCCCTTTGTGTGGGCAATGATTGGCTTTGCGCTGCTCTGTCTTGTCTACGCCGGCATTGGCGGTATCCGCGCTGTCATCTGGACGGATTGCATTCAAGCTTTGGTCTTCCTCGTCGCCGGAGTCGTCATGCTTTTTGTATTACAAAACCTCGTCGGCTGGGGAACCATTCTGGAAGTAGGAGGAGATACAGGGCGACTTGAAGTCTTTCAATGGACAGCTACGGACGGCCTTCTGAAGGATAGTAACTGGTTTGTCCTGGCCCTGGCTTTTGGATTTGTAAGTACCCTTGCTTCCCTCGGAACCGACCATGACTTTACACAACGTCTCCTAACTTGTAAAAAAGTTGAAGACTCGCGGCGTAGCATCATCCTAAGTGGCTTTGTTGCCCTACCCGTTGCGAGCCTGTTCCTGATGATCGGTGTAGGCCTTTTTGTATATTACAATCAAGTAGCTACCGGCGTAGCACTTCCGCTTGGCGAAACAGGCGAGGTTGCTTCGGACAAAGTGTTTCCCCATTTCATTTCAACAGTGCTACCTGCTGGCCTGCGAGGATTTCTGCTCTGTGGTGTCTTAGCAGCAGCCATGTCGAGTCTGGATAGCGCGATGGCAGCACTCAGCTCTTCAATCGTTGTAGATCTCTATGGTCCCTTTCTCAAAGATCCAACAGACACAAAGAAACAAGTCTGGATTGCTCGTATATTCATGGCGATTGTCGCCATAGTCCTCGTTACTTTTGCCTGGGGCATTCGGAATAGTGATGAATTCCTCTGGCTGGCTTTCAAAATTTCCGGAATTACCTACAGCGGCCTTCTCGGTATATTTTTGGTGGGGCTTCTTAGCAATCGCGGCGATGACCGTTGGAATTTGGTGGCCATGATTTCAGGCAGCGCATGCACGGCTATACTCCTGTTATTGTCGGAGAATGGCCATCTTGAATTAGCCTGGCAGTATCCCATGCTATTTGGCGTGGCCCTCACTTATCTGTTAGGAATTATCCCACGAGGCGAAGGAATTCAGTCCATTTAGCATTCGTACTTCTGTAGTCTCTTTCATCTCTAGCGGTTACGTAGCTCAGTTCAAACCCACTAAGACTATCTCCGATTACTTAGGTCGTCTTTCTCCATGTCTTCCCGCATGCGCTCACACATGAGGTCTAGATTTTCATCATCCAAAATGCGAAGATGATTATCCGTCTTTACCAGAACATAATCTACTTGATTCTCAACAAACTTATCCCACCGCATTAATTCACTCTGACCTTTGCGCGTGAAAAGAAACTGTCGGACGGTAAACACCGTCAACCTGAGAGGCACAGATTTCGGCTTATAATTATAGTGGTAGGGATCGCTAAACAGGAAAGCAAGGCCACTGTCTAACATGGCTGCGAAATCCCCGCCTTTTTGGTTATACCCATCCCAGAGTCCCAGGCGCCACAAAATATGATGTTGGCAAAAACTCTTTATGAAAAAGCGTAAGAAGTTAAACTTGTAGGACGTAAACATTTCCCCAAACCATTCTAAGCGACCAGAAAAAGGTGGAGGTTCTTTTGACTCCTCAATCCGATTCCTTGAATCAAACATGAATACCCGGTGGACCTGACCATCTAAGCTGTGGAGTTGGGCAGCAACTTCATAGGCCAAGACTCCAGCGAACGAAAATCCGCCCAAGGTGTAAGAACCTACTGGTTGGACTTTCTTGATCTCCTGAACGCAATGATTCGCCAGCTCTTCCATAGTCTTCAAGGGTTCGACGCCGTTCTCTGGAACCGGAAGCTCAAGGCCATAACAAGGCCTGGCTACATCTAAGCGTTTACTCATTTCAGCGTGAACCATGGCTGTCCTGGAAATACCCGGAATAAAGAATATGGGATCTCCATCCTCTTCGCTATTTAAACGCATTAAATAGTTCTTTTCCGATACAGAGTCGCACAAGTGTTTTGCGAGCAAAGCCACAGTCGGATACTTAAATACGGAAGCAACCTGCAGCTTCTCATTTAGGACCTTAAAAACACTGTAGCATAAACGCACTACCAATAAAGAGTTGCCTCCCAAGTGAAAAAATTGTCGTAAATACTCACTCTTTTTACTTTGAGCAGCTCTTCAAATATCTGTGCCAAACGTTCTTCAATAGGCGACCTAGGAGCCACATAATTTTGCTGAGTATCCTCTTCAATTAGTTCAAGTTTGGGAAGCTTTGCCCGATCCAACTTCCCATTCACTGTAAGTGGAATCTCATCTAGAAAAACGAAGGATCTTGGAACCATTGCTTGCGGTAGATTTTCGGAAAGAAATGCACTAAGTTGACTGCGAGTAAGATCACCTTCCTTAACGATGTAAGCGATCAACCATTTTCCTTCGACTGGATCATCCATGCCGAGAACGCGACAGTTCATCTCCTATGGATGATTCTCGATACTACTTTCAACTTCTTTGGGCTCTATTCTGATTCCTCGAATTTAAGCCCTCCATTCGTTCTTTTCGAATCCTATGGATTTAAAACGACCCCTAATCAGAATCTTCTCCCTTCTAATTTTGTGCATCGCCAGCAGCCAGGCACAGCAGCCTCACATCGAACGAACTTACCCTTTGGGACCTGATTCACATCGAAAAACCGACGTTCCAAGGGGAAAAGTCACTGAATACATCTGGAATAGCTCAGACGTTTTCCCAGGAACTATTCGTCGCTATTATATTTACGTCCCCACTCAGTACCAGCCTGGGATACCGGCTGCTCTGATGGTATTTCAGGACGGACATACCTACATCAGGGAAGACGGAGACTTTCGTGTACCTACCGTCTTCGACAATTTAATTCACCAAGGAGACATGCCGGTAACCATTGGTGTGTTTGTAGACCCTGGTCATTTGACTCCAGAATTGCCTCCTCAACCAGGCTGGAGACCGAGGCCCGACAACCGAAGCTTTGAGTATGATTCCCTCAGTGATAACTACGCTCGGTTTCTGTTGGAAGAAATCCTGCCAGAAGTAAGGAAGAAATATAATATTACCTACGATCCAGAAGGTCGGGCCATATGCGGCATCAGTAGTGGAGGTATTTGTGCCTGGACCGTAGCCTGGGAAAGACCGAATCAGTTCAGAAAGGTGCTCAGTCATATTGGCAGCTTCACCAACATTCGTGGAGGTCACAACTACCCTGCCCTCATTCGCAAAGGCTCGGATAAAAAACCCATTCGGATATTCATGCAGGACGGCAGCAATGACCTGGATAATTCACATGGCAATTGGCCACTTGGAAACCAGCAACTTTACGCTGCGCTCAAGTTCCGGGACTACGATGTGAAATTCGTCTACGGAGAAGGAGCTCACAACGGCAACCACGGCGGCGCTATCTTGCCAGAATCATTGCGATGGCTCTGGCGCGATTACAAACCCAACCCACAGCCTCAGGCAGAATCGCCTTAGCCTCAGATTTGGCACTCACTCAAGTATTGACGGAGCTAAGGAAGCCTTTAGGTCTTAACGACTTCGCATTCCTTAAGAATAGGAAATCGACCGATTATTGATAACGAAACATGTCAGCCGAAACACCTAAAATCATTTACACAATCACGGATGAGGCACCTGCCTTGGCCACTCACTCATTGCTTCCAATCGTTGAGGCCTATGCAGCACCAGCAGGTGTCACAATTGAAACGCGTGATATTTCATTGGCTGGTCGAATAATAGCAAATTTCCCAGATAAGCTTACCGACGAGCAAAAGCAAGGCGACCACTTAAGCGAATTGGGCGAGCTTGCGAAGACACCCGAGGCCAATATCATAAAACTTCCCAATATCAGCGCCAGTATCCCTCAACTGACTGCCGCCATCAAAGAACTAAAGGATCACGGTTATGATTTGCCCGACTATCCTGAAGATCCACAAAACGACGAGGAGCAGTCCATCAAGACTCGTTATGCAAAGGTGCTTGGTAGTGCGGTAAATCCTGTCCTCCGCGAAGGGAATTCCGATCGCCGCGCTCCTGGCTCAGTAAAACAATATGCTAAAAACAATCCCCACTCGATGGGCGCATGGTCAGCAGACTCTAAGTCGCACGTATCCAGCATGGGAGGCGGAGATTTTTACGGTTCTGAAAAATCTACCACCATTAGCGAGGCAACCGATTTCCGCATTGAATTTCATTCTGAATCTGGATCGGTCACAAGCTTGAAGTCCTCTGCTCCACTACAAGCAGGAGAGGTCATTGATTCGTCCGTTATGAGCGGATCTGCCTTACGCAGTTTTCTAGAAGAACAAATTGAGGATGCGAAATCCCAGGACGTTCTGCTCTCCTTACACATGAAGGCAACTATGATGAAGGTCTCCGATCCGATCATTTTTGGCCACGCGGTATCCGCCTTCTACAAAGATGTTTTTGAAAAACATGCTGCAGTGTTTGAAGAGCTGGGAATCGACCCAAGCAACGGATTTGGAGACGTCGAAAACAAAATTGCTTCTCTTCCAGAAGATCACCGCAGTGAGATTGAAGCAGACATCAAGGACTGTTACGCCACTCGCCCTGGAATGGCCATGGTGAATTCCGATAAAGGCATCACCAACCTCCATGTGCCAAGTGACATCATTATTGATGCATCCATGCCTGCTGCGATTCGCGCATCAGGACAGATGTGGGGACCAGATGGAAACCAGAAGGATACGAAGTACGTAATCCCTGATCGTTCTTATGCCGGTGTCTACAAAGCGACAGTAGATTTTTGCAAACAACACGGTGCATTCGATCCAACGACTATGGGTACGGTTCCCAACGTTGGCCTCATGGCTCAAAAAGCCGAAGAGTATGGATCACATGACAAAACTTTCCAAGCCTCGGAAAGTGGAACCATTCGCGTCGTCGATAGCAACGATCAGCTACTTCTTGAGCAAGCCGTTCAAAAAGATGACATCTTCCGCATGTGCCAGACCAAGGATGCTCCGATTCAGGATTGGGTAAAATTGGCGGTTAACCGGGCACGGGCAACAGGCTCACCGGCCATTTTCTGGCTCGACGAAAATCGCGGGCACGATGCAGAGATCATTAAAAAGGTAAACGCGTACCTCCCTAACCACGACACCGATGGACTCGACATTCGTATCCTGCCTCCGATTGAAGCTACGCAAGTTTCTCTTGAGCGCATCAAAAACGGCGAAGACACCATCTCTGTCACAGGCAACGTGCTTCGTGACTACCTGACAGACCTGTTTCCTATTCTTGAGGTGGGAACCAGCGCAAAGATGCTCTCTATCGTACCACTCATGAATGGTGGCGGTCTCTTTGAAACAGGAGCCGGTGGATCCGCTCCCAAACACGTTCAACAGTTCAATCAGGAAGGTCACCTTCGCTGGGATTCTTTAGGAGAATTCTTAGCTCTGGCCGTATCCTTGGAACATTTGTCCGATAGTTTCGACAATCCCAAAGCCAAGCTTCTTGGCAGCACACTCGACCAGGCAACCGGCAAGTTTTTGCTCAACAACAAAGCTCCTTCTCGTAAAGTGAACGAGCTGGATAATCGAGGCAGCCATTTCTACCTGGCACTGTATTGGGCAGAGGCATTAGCCACACAATCTGAAGATGCAGAGCTCGCGGCTTTGTTTGCGCCTTTTGCTCAGGAATTAGCTGAGAAAGAGCAAACGATCGTGGCAGAACTGAATGGCGCCCAAGGTGATCCCGTAGACATTGGTGGTTATTACCAGCCAGTTGTCGCTCAAGCGTCCGCTGCTATGCGTCCAAGCTCTACGTTCAATGAAGCACTTGCTGGACTGGGAAGCTAAATAGCTTCTTGAGGACTAACCCTTGTAACTGGCTTTCTTAACACGCTCCTTCGCATCCTCACCGGTGATGAATGTGGATTCACCTGTGAGCATAGAAGTGGACTTAAAAACAGGATCACTTTTACGCGGACCGCTGCTTCTTGTTTTAGGCTGAGCCTGCACATGCTTGTAGCGTGCTTCGCGAGCCTCACGCTTTGCTTTCCGTTCTTGAACCTTTTTGATAAACTCGGGATCTAAAGCCATAATTAAGAGCATGTGAAATTAATTTCAGGAAGCAATCCTTAGAAACGATTTATTGTACTTCGTACTGAACAATGGAGTTGTAATCCCACAAAACAATACGCGCTGGATTCGCTTCGTAAAGTTCCGCAGATAAAGCATGCGGAAAGAAATTTTTATTCACCGCAAGTATGTCGGTGGCATGCTCACTGAGAAAGGAAGATATCGCAGTGGAGCAATAGAGCGGCTTGGCTTCCGTTTTATAGGGAGCACGCCTTTCTCCCATCTGAGGCCTAAGCAAATTGATGAGCCGTTTCGATTGCTCGGGTTGAATATCGAATTCGAATATCTCCACCTTGGAAGTTGGGAGATGATCACGAAAGGCCAGGTAATCAGGAATCGAAGGAATAGGATCTATCACCAGGTCATTTCGACGCATAGCAACAACCGGATACTCTGGCTTCCCATAGCCGCCGGCAGGATCCCAAAAAACAGTGCCATGCTGCGGTGAATTAACTCTCAACACTGTGTGCGCACACATGGTTTTATCATACATGATAAACACATAGAGTTTATCCAAAGGAGCATCCTGCAATGAGGATAGTGGAATAGCTTTTCCTTGCCAGTCACTTGGCAAGTTTGGCGCAGGCTTATGCATGCAGCCAGAGAGTAACAAAACCAAGCTGAAGCTCAGAAAGAAGAAAAGAGAGTATCTCATGTTTATTTGTTAAGGACTGCCTTCAGCATGATCGCGCCACAACCAACGGAGCGAGTGCGGCAAGTAAGGGCCAAACTCCATAGGATTATGCCCCTCAACCCCCAGACAGCTTTGACGTCATAGTTCTTATTTTTGAGCGCCGACACCATCTGCTGATTCGCTAAAAACCAATCCCCATACTGGTTATTCAAATCATTCGCACCATCTTGAATAAAAACCCGGATCGGCTTATCAGGAGTAGATCGTATCAGAGCAGGATACTGATGCCCCCAGAATATTAAAAAAGGTGCCATGCCCACTCAGAACTTTTAGAAAATAATCGGGACGCATCCAAGCCGCCGTAAATGCACAAATAGCTCCAGAGCTGGTGCCACAAATGGCGCGGTATTCCGGATTTTCAGTCAGATTATAATCCTTAGCTACTTCCGGAATAATTTCTTCAATTAAGAAACGGGAATAAGCATCTGTAACCGCATCGTATTCTCTGCTTCGATTTGCACGATCCGGCTTCTCACCTGCTCCAGTCACCTTAGACCCAGGATCTATCAAGATCGCGATGGTAACCGGTATATTTCCCTTATGGATTAGATTATCGAAAACTACAGGAATACGAAACCAGTTCTTTTCGTCTGCGTACTTCGTACCGTCTTGAAACATCATCAAGGCAGCAGGCTTAGTTGCATCGTATTGTTCCGGCACATACACAAGGTATTCACGAAATGTTCCGCGAAAAACCTTACTTTCATCCCATGTATATTTTGTAACAGTCCCCTGAGGAACTCCAGGCTGACGCTGGGAATCCGGGCACAACAAATCTTCAGGACTTGGCGCAGCAAATAGTTTGGAAATGAATAAAGAAAGAAAAACGAGACCTGAGAGAGCGCGCATAAGTTGACTAAAAGAATCCACTTAGTTTCCTAATGACACTTCATAAACTTTCCCAGCCAACATATCTGGGAGCAATAGCCGATTATTTTCTTCTTCCAAATAAAAGTCGGCAGCAGATTGAAACCCATCCTGCAACACCTCTACAGAACTTCCGTCCTCTGAAATTTTCCATACTTTAGCCTGGGACCAGCTGGAAGCATAGTAATTTCCATGACTATCTTGCTCAACGGCATCTGCTCCCCGCAAATCACTAGTTAGGATATTCAAATTATCACCGTCTTTCACAAGAAAATGTCCCTGAAAAAATGCACCGACCAACAGCTGTCCGTCCTTACCAACACCTACTCCATTAGGGTTAGTCATTTTTGAATTCGGTTTGATAACTTCGGTGACATCACCCTCCAAAGTTATGTGATACACTCGCCCTATCATTGGCATCGCCTTCCCCTCTGCACTATCTAATGGCCAAAGCCCATCTGGACCACGCATCTTAGTATTTGCCCCCATATCTGTTACATAGACGCCTTTTCCATCCCCGTCTACGGCAACATCATTGAGATAGCTGGGTGGATGCGGAAAATCTTCAGGGCCTGCCAAGACAGATACCTGACCTTCTGCATCTACCTTCACCACTCGTTGCAAATCGGAAGCAACAAGAAAACCATCTACATAGGCTATTCCCTTAGGCTCACTAAGACCTTTTGCAAAGACCGATACGCCCTCACCTTGAATTACCTTAATGACACCGTCGCCATCCTCTCGGCCATTCATAACTGTAACAAAGTAGTTGTCGCCAAAGCCTTTGGTGATGCTCTCAGGCCGCTCACCTACGTCTACTGGGAATTTCACACTGGGTCCTTCAGACTCAGAGGAGCAGCCAATATAGAAGGCTAAGACTGTAGCTGATAATAGAAGGGTTAAACTGCGAACAAACATTGAAGGTATAGTCATAATATCAGAGGTGTTTAATCACTCTCAATTAAGGAGTGAAGAGCTCGCCTGTCGAGGAAAAATCTTAAGAAGAGAAAAATCGCACAAGATAACCAGTCAGTAAACGGGAGGACTGATTCAACTTCCTTCTTTCAACTTTTTAAGTACCGCTTGATCAATCTCCTTCTCATCTAGCATGACAGGTATATGAGCCTCTTTCTGCAAAGGCATTATAACGCCCAAATGATGAGAGGTAAGTCGACCATAGCGAATTCGTTTCTCCTGATCATAATAACGTAGCAGAAAAAATAAAGATGTCTTAACTGCGTAAACGAACCCTTTTATACGGGAATCAGGTTGGGTATGCCCATAAGGCGTATAACGTTTCGCCAACGTCCTCTCGTACCGTCCCCACTGAAAACGTTGCTTGCATATTTCTTTCAGGTTGGGCCGCAGCCTGACAAAAATGGACGTGTCTGGTTGGTAATGAAGAGTGTGTCCTAATAATTGCAGACGATAACAAAAGTCTGCATCTTCGCAGACTCGAAAAGCGGTATCAAATCCACCTGCTTTTTCAAACAAGTGCTTCCGGATGGCCATCACTCCCGTTCCGGTGAATGGTAGGTAGCCGGCAAAAAGAAGATCCATCACTCCAAACTCTAGTGCCTTTACGATATGGGAAGAGTTAAGTTTTTTGTCGTCGATACCACAGCCAACCCAACCGTGCCTTTCAACTCCCTCTGCCATTTTCGAAATATGATGGTCGGGTATTTCATCGTCTGCATCGCAAAAGACGATGATCTCAGAAGAGCAGCCCTTCACCCCCATATTCCTTGCATAACCTGCACCAGGCATTTCTTCAGCTTTCAAGATTTTGTATGGTGGCAGCTCACCTGCAAAATCATGAATCATCTGACATGAATTATCGCTACTACGATTATCCACAAAGATAACTTCCCACGACAACTGAATGTCCTGCTTAGAGTAGCAGAGCAAAAGTTGTTTTAAAGTGTCTTCTGCGTTATAAAACGGCGTAACAACACTTACAGCAGGTTTCTCCTCCGGCATTATTAGATTTGTAGGTTAATAGAGAGATATAAGAACTAGTCAGCGCAGACTATGCTAAATGGCCGTGATAGCTCACCATTGCTCATTAATTCGACTCTCATCATTTACAGAATGTTCATAAAAATAGTGCTCACAAGGGATAAAAATGTCTTTCGGAAGCACCTCACCAGCCAGGTATTTCATAAAAGCATCTACAGTGCCAGTTGCCATGCGCGCAGGAAATTGCTGAGGGGTGTCCAGTAGTTTCTTTTCAAATACGGCCTACTTACCTGCAGGAGATCCATCAAAACCAACCACCGTAATCTGCTCCAACTTATTCGCTTTTTCAATGGCCGCATACGCACCTAAGGCAGACGGATCATTTATAGCAAACAAACCCACGATATCGGGATGCGCTTGCAACACATCAGTAGCGACAGAATAACCGTCACTACGATTCCCCTTTGCATTTAGTTCAGTCACAATGCGCAAACGACTGTTGTTCTCTTTCAGGTAGTCACGAAAGCCTTGTACCCGATAGATGCACGATGAAGCTTCGGGAAAACTAAGAATGGCGATATCGCCGCGATCACCTGTCGCCTTCATCATGCTTTCACCTGCGAGTAAGCCTCCCTGATAATTATCGCTTCCGATGTGAGATATCAGTTTCGAGTTAGCCTCTGGCTCGGTCACCTGAACATCAAAGGTAAAAACCGGAATCCCAACATCCCAGGCACTCTTCACCCCTTCCGATACCGCCATTGAGTCGGTGGGATTAATAAAGATGGCGTCAAATCCCTGTGCAGCAAAATCGGCTAATTGATTGTTCTGCTTTGCAGGATCCAATTCACCACTCAATGCAACAAAGTCATACCCCTGCTCAGCAGCCGCCGCTTCCATCTTGTCAGCGATGAGTTTAAAAAACGGATTCGTCAGATCCATACAGGTCATACCGATTTTGCCTTTACCACCAGAGCCACGGTTCTGAGCCGAGACAAATAAGGCGCCCATAAAGACTGTAACTACAATCGTCGCCCATCCCCAAACTGGAACCCGCTGCATTAAAGACTTCTGCCCGACCTTCGGTTCCGAAGCTCGCAACTTATCAATAAGGACAGCAGCCAGAATGACTCCACCCAGCACAACCTGTTGCGTATAGCTTTCGACGCCCAACAGGTTCATTCCATTCTGAAGAACTGAAATAATAAATGCACCAATGAGCGTTCCAAATATCCTGCCCTTGCCACCTGAGAGGCTGGTCCCTCCGACCACGACTGCAGCAATCACATACAGCTCATACATGACACCTAGGTTGGGAGTGCCTGTGTTAAGTTGGGAAGCTTGAATACAACCACCAAGACCAGCAACCATTCCACTGGCAACATACACAAGAATAAGTATCAATCGGATGGGTACTCCCGATAGTCTGGCAGATTCTTCATTACCTCCCACAGCATATATATACCGACCATACCGGGTTTTACTCATAAAGATATGAGCGCTAATATAGAGTACCAGTAAAAGAATTACCGTATTCGGAATCCCCAGCATCGTCCCCCTGCCCAGCCAGGTTAAACCT
This genomic stretch from Opitutia bacterium ISCC 52 harbors:
- a CDS encoding SMP-30/gluconolactonase/LRE family protein, with the protein product MNGREDGDGVIKVIQGEGVSVFAKGLSEPKGIAYVDGFLVASDLQRVVKVDAEGQVSVLAGPEDFPHPPSYLNDVAVDGDGKGVYVTDMGANTKMRGPDGLWPLDSAEGKAMPMIGRVYHITLEGDVTEVIKPNSKMTNPNGVGVGKDGQLLVGAFFQGHFLVKDGDNLNILTSDLRGADAVEQDSHGNYYASSWSQAKVWKISEDGSSVEVLQDGFQSAADFYLEEENNRLLLPDMLAGKVYEVSLGN
- a CDS encoding NADP-dependent isocitrate dehydrogenase, producing the protein MSAETPKIIYTITDEAPALATHSLLPIVEAYAAPAGVTIETRDISLAGRIIANFPDKLTDEQKQGDHLSELGELAKTPEANIIKLPNISASIPQLTAAIKELKDHGYDLPDYPEDPQNDEEQSIKTRYAKVLGSAVNPVLREGNSDRRAPGSVKQYAKNNPHSMGAWSADSKSHVSSMGGGDFYGSEKSTTISEATDFRIEFHSESGSVTSLKSSAPLQAGEVIDSSVMSGSALRSFLEEQIEDAKSQDVLLSLHMKATMMKVSDPIIFGHAVSAFYKDVFEKHAAVFEELGIDPSNGFGDVENKIASLPEDHRSEIEADIKDCYATRPGMAMVNSDKGITNLHVPSDIIIDASMPAAIRASGQMWGPDGNQKDTKYVIPDRSYAGVYKATVDFCKQHGAFDPTTMGTVPNVGLMAQKAEEYGSHDKTFQASESGTIRVVDSNDQLLLEQAVQKDDIFRMCQTKDAPIQDWVKLAVNRARATGSPAIFWLDENRGHDAEIIKKVNAYLPNHDTDGLDIRILPPIEATQVSLERIKNGEDTISVTGNVLRDYLTDLFPILEVGTSAKMLSIVPLMNGGGLFETGAGGSAPKHVQQFNQEGHLRWDSLGEFLALAVSLEHLSDSFDNPKAKLLGSTLDQATGKFLLNNKAPSRKVNELDNRGSHFYLALYWAEALATQSEDAELAALFAPFAQELAEKEQTIVAELNGAQGDPVDIGGYYQPVVAQASAAMRPSSTFNEALAGLGS
- a CDS encoding sodium/solute symporter (Members of the Solute:Sodium Symporter (SSS), TC 2.A.21 as described in tcdb.org, catalyze solute:Na+ symport. Known solutes for members of the family include sugars, amino acids, nucleosides, inositols, vitamins, urea or anions, depending on the system.); this translates as MASLTLPDILIVLAYFAAVLFVGIRFGRKDESMEGYVAGDRNVPWLAVLGSLVATEISAATFLGTPGVGYSSNLGYLQITIGSLLARFAIAFVFLSAFYKARYLSIYQYLKNRFGGRSHYSSAVFFLLSRVLASAVRLMIASTGLHIILGVPFVWAMIGFALLCLVYAGIGGIRAVIWTDCIQALVFLVAGVVMLFVLQNLVGWGTILEVGGDTGRLEVFQWTATDGLLKDSNWFVLALAFGFVSTLASLGTDHDFTQRLLTCKKVEDSRRSIILSGFVALPVASLFLMIGVGLFVYYNQVATGVALPLGETGEVASDKVFPHFISTVLPAGLRGFLLCGVLAAAMSSLDSAMAALSSSIVVDLYGPFLKDPTDTKKQVWIARIFMAIVAIVLVTFAWGIRNSDEFLWLAFKISGITYSGLLGIFLVGLLSNRGDDRWNLVAMISGSACTAILLLLSENGHLELAWQYPMLFGVALTYLLGIIPRGEGIQSI
- a CDS encoding glycosyltransferase; translated protein: MPEEKPAVSVVTPFYNAEDTLKQLLLCYSKQDIQLSWEVIFVDNRSSDNSCQMIHDFAGELPPYKILKAEEMPGAGYARNMGVKGCSSEIIVFCDADDEIPDHHISKMAEGVERHGWVGCGIDDKKLNSSHIVKALEFGVMDLLFAGYLPFTGTGVMAIRKHLFEKAGGFDTAFRVCEDADFCYRLQLLGHTLHYQPDTSIFVRLRPNLKEICKQRFQWGRYERTLAKRYTPYGHTQPDSRIKGFVYAVKTSLFFLLRYYDQEKRIRYGRLTSHHLGVIMPLQKEAHIPVMLDEKEIDQAVLKKLKEGS
- a CDS encoding esterase family protein, producing the protein MDLKRPLIRIFSLLILCIASSQAQQPHIERTYPLGPDSHRKTDVPRGKVTEYIWNSSDVFPGTIRRYYIYVPTQYQPGIPAALMVFQDGHTYIREDGDFRVPTVFDNLIHQGDMPVTIGVFVDPGHLTPELPPQPGWRPRPDNRSFEYDSLSDNYARFLLEEILPEVRKKYNITYDPEGRAICGISSGGICAWTVAWERPNQFRKVLSHIGSFTNIRGGHNYPALIRKGSDKKPIRIFMQDGSNDLDNSHGNWPLGNQQLYAALKFRDYDVKFVYGEGAHNGNHGGAILPESLRWLWRDYKPNPQPQAESP
- a CDS encoding substrate-binding domain-containing protein; this encodes MKKLLDNYGIFWVLIGLCAFFSVLTLKKQTPAGAAAVTEAFDTILTDLEKDAGIVVVGAQNQGSSDFAARLSSQLIEAGYTQVESIVGLPKDFREWVETQKSSGRRIEAVATTGDLLKWTIVSSLGDYYPEFADARVITPESYWWPDFLKRSNLLAIVDRIVVIAVIAIGMTMVIITGGIDLSVGSLIALSAVVATVIMQGLGGLEAAAWTIPFGFLIGILCCGLVGGFGGYLVHRFKVAPFITTLGVMMMARGLAFMITGGFSVYQVPEGLTWLGRGTMLGIPNTVILLLVLYISAHIFMSKTRYGRYIYAVGGNEESARLSGVPIRLILILVYVASGMVAGLGGCIQASQLNTGTPNLGVMYELYVIAAVVVGGTSLSGGKGRIFGTLIGAFIISVLQNGMNLLGVESYTQQVVLGGVILAAVLIDKLRASEPKVGQKSLMQRVPVWGWATIVVTVFMGALFVSAQNRGSGGKGKIGMTCMDLTNPFFKLIADKMEAAAAEQGYDFVALSGELDPAKQNNQLADFAAQGFDAIFINPTDSMAVSEGVKSAWDVGIPVFTFDVQVTEPEANSKLISHIGSDNYQGGLLAGESMMKATGDRGDIAILSFPEASSCIYRVQGFRDYLKENNSRLRIVTELNAKGNRSDGYSVATDVLQAHPDIVGLFAINDPSALGAYAAIEKANKLEQITVVGFDGSPAGK